A region of Deinococcus metalli DNA encodes the following proteins:
- a CDS encoding SPFH domain-containing protein codes for MSELDRVPPSTGPQGGVSPRSGVASSERAAFGLPGVPFFVAWLVLLALAILSFAFERVALGAVLAVIVAFTVGGFYIVQPNQSKVLTLFGRYVGTERRNGVYWTNPLTVRKTVSLRIRNFNSERLKVNDASGNPIEIAAVIVWRVVDTARAVFDVEDYAGFVAIQAETALRHLASQYPYDDYSEGGMSLRGNADEVSEALRRELGVRLQHAGVDILEARLSHLAYSPEIAGAMLQRQQASAIIAARSQIVQGAVGMVEMALRELSDQNIVQLDEERKAQMVSNLLVVLTSERGTQPVVNAGSLY; via the coding sequence ATGAGCGAACTCGACCGTGTTCCCCCCTCCACCGGCCCCCAGGGCGGCGTCTCGCCGCGCAGCGGCGTCGCCAGCAGCGAGCGCGCGGCCTTCGGGCTGCCCGGCGTGCCCTTCTTCGTCGCGTGGCTGGTGCTGCTGGCGCTCGCCATCCTGAGCTTCGCCTTCGAGCGCGTGGCGCTGGGGGCGGTGCTGGCGGTCATCGTGGCGTTCACGGTGGGCGGCTTCTACATCGTGCAGCCCAACCAGAGCAAGGTGCTCACGCTGTTCGGCCGCTACGTGGGCACCGAGCGGCGCAACGGCGTGTACTGGACGAACCCGCTGACCGTGCGCAAGACCGTCAGCCTGCGCATCCGCAACTTCAACTCCGAACGCCTGAAGGTGAACGACGCCAGCGGCAACCCCATCGAGATCGCCGCCGTGATCGTGTGGCGGGTGGTGGACACCGCGCGGGCCGTGTTCGACGTCGAGGACTATGCCGGTTTCGTCGCCATCCAGGCCGAGACCGCCCTGCGTCACCTCGCCAGCCAGTACCCCTACGACGACTACAGCGAGGGCGGCATGAGCCTGCGCGGCAACGCCGACGAGGTGAGTGAGGCCCTGCGCCGCGAACTCGGCGTGCGGCTCCAGCACGCGGGGGTGGACATCCTGGAAGCGCGGCTGTCGCACCTGGCGTACTCGCCCGAGATCGCCGGGGCCATGCTCCAGCGCCAGCAGGCCAGCGCGATCATCGCCGCGCGCAGCCAGATCGTGCAGGGTGCGGTCGGCATGGTCGAGATGGCGCTGCGCGAACTGAGCGACCAGAACATCGTGCAGCTCGACGAGGAGCGCAAGGCGCAGATGGTCAGCAACCTGCTCGTCGTCCTGACCAGCGAGCGCGGCACGCAGCCCGTCGTGAACGCCGGCAGCCTGTACTGA
- a CDS encoding deoxynucleoside kinase: protein MYIVVEGPIGVGKTSLAGRLAARYGAELNLEVVEENPFLANFYSSPEAYAFQVQAFFLLSRFKQLSALWQPGLYHDSVVSDYLFDKDFIFASMNLKDAEFALYEDLYAHLSPRLPTPDLVVYLRADPEELLRRIGKRGRPFEQDMQAAYLAELTRRYDEYFRTYPHPLLTIHAAGLDFVGRAEDEQAVLERVHAALTAGRAAD, encoded by the coding sequence ATGTACATCGTGGTCGAAGGCCCTATCGGGGTGGGAAAAACGAGCCTCGCGGGGCGACTGGCCGCGCGCTACGGCGCCGAACTGAACCTGGAGGTCGTTGAGGAGAATCCCTTCCTGGCGAACTTCTACTCCTCGCCGGAGGCCTACGCCTTCCAGGTGCAGGCCTTCTTCCTGCTGTCGCGCTTCAAGCAGCTCTCGGCGCTGTGGCAGCCGGGGCTGTACCACGACTCGGTTGTGAGCGACTACCTGTTCGACAAGGATTTCATCTTCGCGTCCATGAACCTCAAAGACGCCGAGTTCGCGCTGTACGAGGACCTGTACGCCCACCTGTCGCCGCGGCTGCCCACGCCGGACCTCGTCGTGTACCTGCGCGCCGACCCCGAGGAGCTGCTGCGCCGCATCGGCAAGCGCGGCCGGCCCTTTGAGCAGGACATGCAGGCCGCGTATCTGGCCGAACTGACCCGGCGCTACGACGAGTACTTCCGCACGTACCCCCACCCGCTGCTGACCATCCACGCGGCGGGCCTGGACTTCGTGGGCCGCGCCGAGGACGAACAGGCCGTGCTGGAGCGGGTACACGCGGCGCTCACGGCGGGTCGGGCGGCCGACTGA